AAAAGCTGCTGCGCCGGATGGTGGCCACGCCCATGAAAAAATCTCATTTTCTCATGACCCTTATGGCGGTGCGCATCGGGATGAACCTGATCGAGGCGGTTTTGCTGTTTGTCTTTGTCTGCATAGTATTTGACATTGCCGTCCAGGGAAGCATCGGCGCTTTGGCGGCCTTGTTTTTTGCGGGAAATATTGCATTTTGCGGTATTGCCATTTTTACCTGTTCGCGCACGGCCAACACCGAGGTGGGAAACGGGCTGGTCAACGCGGTGGTCATGCCCATGGCTGTTTTGTCCGGGATTTTTTTCAGCTATCACAATTTTCCGGACTGGAGCATTGATTTTATTCAGATGCTGCCCCTGACCATTTTTCTCGACGGACTTCGGGCGGTGTTTAACGAAGGCGCCGGATTTGCCCAAACAGCCATGCCAACGGTCGTGCTGGCCGCCATGGGCGCGGTGTTTTTCTTCCTGGGGCTGCGGATATTTAAGTGGCATTAGGCCGTGTGCCGGGGTAGATATCAAGCTCTGGGTAGAGCCTGCGGGCGCAGTCCGGGCAGATGCTGTGGCTGAACTCGGCCTTTGAGCGGTGCTGGATATAGCCTTCAATGGGGTGCCATACATCCCGGTCATCCCGGATCTTTTTGCAGGCTGCACAGATGGGTAGCAGTCCTTCGAGGCGCTGTGCGTGTTGTTCGCTGGCTTCGGCCCGGGCCTGCATCTGCTCGATGATCAAAAGCACCATACCCATGACCACCACCACGTGAAGTCCGGCCGGCAGTCCCACAGCCATGGGCCGCAGCCAGGAAAACTGCCAGATTACGGGTGCGCAGGCCGCATACACACCCCAGGCCACAAGCCCCCATCCGGCCATGCTCCGGCCGGCCTGCGATCCGCTGGAGGCCTGTTTTAAAATTATTTGCCCGGCCCATACAAATATAAGGGTTCGAAAGAGCATGATCAGAAAGAGTCCGCCAACCCGGTGCTGGGGCATGATCATCAGGCCAAAAATCCACATGGCGGCCAGGGCGCATCCGCCTGCAAAATGCCGCCGCTGAAAGGCTTTTCCCATAAAGCGGTAAATGCCCAGAACCAGGGCTGCAAATCCGATGATGTGCAAAAGTTCCCCCAGAAGGAAAAATTCCCGGTTCCAGTCCGTGATGGTGGCAGCCCAGGCAACAAATCCCGCTGCATTGAGAAAAAGCCCGGCAGCCCAGTACCCGGGCCCCGCAATTGCGCCGGCAACCCGGCGCAGGAACATCAGGCCCGCACCCATGCATACAAAGCAAACAGCCAGGGTCAGGTTGGATGCATAAATGGCGGGCAAAACAGTTGTGGTGCCCATTGTCCGGCTCCCGTTGGTTTTTTTTCTGTGCGACATAAAAAGACTTAACCGATAGCACAGGCAAAAGAACTTGGAAATGTTTTTGTGCTTATCGCTGCAGCAGTATTTTGCGGGTTTGGAGGAGGGAAGCCCGCCGGGCTTCCTTGGGGAGCCACGTCCAAATCGGATAATTCTGTTAAACACCTTGGAAATAGCCTTTCGCATCGATCAGTCTTCGAGTTCAGAGGATATCCCGATAAAAACAATTGTTCCCGCTTGTTTCAAGAGAGTTGGCCATGAGCCGGGGAGGGGGTGGTTTGTTTGGCTGCATTGGCGCGGTTTCGGCAAAAGATCGGACCGGGGCTTTGGCGTCCGGAATTTTAAACTGTCTGAGGGCGATGAGCCCGGGTTTTTAAAATTCCAGCCAAAGTCCCGGGACGATCGCCGAAAGCGAGCCGCAGACAAACAAACCGCACCCGACGCGGCTCATACGAAAACCGGAACAAGCTGATTGTCCCGATGTTGTCGTCATGTGCCCTGCAATGGAAGTGGTGCCTTTGAGGGAAGGAAGCCCGGCGGGCGGGGGCGGATTTTTTCGCTCCTGAGCGTTTTTGCGGATTCAGCCGATGCCTCCGCCGAAATTTCAAAAACTCGGCCTGTCGGCCTCAGACAATTTGAAATTTTCCGGCTCCGGCATCGGCTGAATCTCTTCGCAAAAACGCTCAATGTCGCTTCAAAAACCCGCCCCCGCCCTCCGGGCTTCCTTGGAAACCATTCCCAAGTTCGATAAGTCTGAAAAACAAAGTGGAAATACCCTTCCAGACTGGTTCACTCTAAATCGGCATTCAAATTCAAAGGAACTCTTGATAAAAAACAATTGTTCCCGCTTGTTTCCAGAGAGTTGGCCATGAGCCGGGGCGGGGGTGGTTTGTTTGGCTGCATTGGCGCGGTTTCGGCAAAAGATCGGACCGGGGCTTTGGCGTCCGGAATTTTAAACTGTCTGAGAGCGATGAGCCCAGGTTTTAAAAATTCCAGCCAAAGTCCCGGGACGATCCCCGAAAGCGAGCCGCAGACAAACAAATCGCACCCGACGCGGCTCATGCGAAAACCGGAACAAGCTGCTTATGCCCTGGCTATGCCGATGCTGCCGTTTTCACGCCTCCTGCGGCGAAGGTGGCGGCTTGGCGGAAGAACGCCCTGTGGCCAACTTTAAGGGACCTGTATTTAAGGCTTGCACTAAAAGTTCAAAAATATTATGATATAATTATAAATTTTTATCCTTAACCACATTTAACCACGAAAAAAAGAGAGTAGATGAAAGAACGAAAAATGATGGACCGGACCGATGATCCGGCCCCCGAAGATGCCAAAGAAGAAGAAAAAGTCCGGCAAACCGCAGTCCCCGCACCAGAACCTTTCCGATTCGATGAATTTGACCTCCCGGAGCCCCTGATGCGCGCCATCAGCGACCTGGGATTTACGCGCTGCACCCCGATCCAGGGCGATATCCTGCCCGCGGCCCTGCTGGGAAAAGACGCCAGCGGCCGGGCCCAGACCGGAACCGGAAAGACCGCGGCATTTCTCATTGCCGTGATTTCAAGGCTCTGGAACCGTCCCCTGGATGAAAACCGGAAAAAAGGCACCCCCAGGGTGCTGATACTGGCACCCACCCGGGAACTGGTGATGCAGATCAGTGACGAGGCCGAACAGCTGGCCAAATACTGCGACTTAAAGATCCTGTCGATTTTCGGCGGCATGGATTACGTCAAGCAGCAAACTCAGCTCCGCCGGGAAGTGATCGATATTGTGGTGGCCACCCCGGGCCGGCTGCTGGATTTCCAGCGCCGGGGCGATCTTTTCCTTGGAAAGGTGGAAACCGTCATTATTGACGAGGCCGACCGGATGCTGGACATGGGCTTTATCCCGGATGTCCGAAAGATCATCCATTCCACACCGCCCAAGGACAAGCGCCAGACCCTGCTGTTTTCCGCAACCCTTACCAGCGAGGTCATGCGCCTGTGCGCCCAGTGGACCAAAGACCCGGTGACAGTGGAAATCGAGCCCGAGCAGGTGGCTGTGGATACCGTGGACCAAGTGGTCTATATCGTGACGCTGGAGGAAAAATTCGGCCTGCTCTACAACATGATTGAAAAGCAGAGCCTTGAGCAGGTGCTGATTTTCTGCAACCGCAAGGATGAAGTGCGGCGCCTGACCGAGACCTTTTCCCGCTACGGGATCAACTGCGAGATGATTTCCGGGGATGTGGATCAGAAAAAGCGCATGTCCCGGCTTGCGGCCTTCAAGTCCGGAAAAATCCGGGTGCTGGTGGCAACCGATGTGGCCGGGCGGGGCATTCACATCGAGGGTATGAATCATGTGGTCAATTTTACGCTGCCCCATGACCCGGAAGATTATGTTCACCGCATCGGCCGAACCGGCCGGGCCGGCACCCTGGGAACGGCGATCAGCTTTGCAGACGAGGGCGAGGCTTTCTATATCCCGGCCATTGAGGAGTACCTGGGCCGCAAGCTGGCCTGCATCGAACCGCCCGAGGAATGGCTGGTCATGCCCGATGCCCCGCCGCGCAAAAAACACCCCCGATCAAAAGATGATCCCCGGGGCGGCGGCCAGAAAAAGGGCGGCTCCGGCCGGCCCCCAAAGCGGCGGCGCAGAAACTGATGCTATTGCTGGTACAGGGCGCTGTAAGCCCGCTCAATGCGGCTGCGGTGGCGGGCTTCTTCCCTGGCCAGTCCCACAAACACAAGGCTGATGGTGTCATCATCGCAAGTTTCCGCAAGCAGTGAATAAAGCTTTTCAGATTTGTCCTCCCGCTTCATGGCCAAAGCCAGGGCCTGCTTGAAGTCCATATCTGTGTCCGCATTGGTATCCGGGGCGATTTCAGCCAGGCCCATGTCATTGACCGGTTCCATGATCCGGCTGAAAATGCGCTCAAGTCCGCCTGTATCCAGGTTTTTCAGGGTGTCGCGATGATTTTGCTCTTCATGGGCAAAATCCATGAAGATTTGCTGCATGAAGGGGTCCGGCGCCTTCCGGGAAAGCTGGATGTAGAACTGGCGGGCTTCTTCCTCCCGTGTGACCGCAAAGTCGATAACTTCCGCAATGGTTTCAAACCCTGGCTTCATTAAACAATCCTTTCCTGTGATATACTTTTTCCAACCGCGATGTCATGATCAGTCTATGGTATCCGGCCGGTATTTTCAATCCCATTGTGCAATGGTTTTCTTGACGACATTTTTTATATGATTATCAGTATTGGTGTTGCATGAACCCCAATAAAAGGAGGCAGATCAATGGAGTATACCAAGATTCACGGACTGGATCAAAAGGCCTCGCGCGTGGGCCTGGGCACCTGGGCCATCGGCGGCTGGATGTGGGGCGGCACAGATGAGGCCCAATCGGTGCGCACCATTCATGCGGCGCTGGACAAGGGCATCAATCTGGTGGATACCGCCCCGGTTTACGGCTTTGGCACATCCGAGCAGATCGTGGGCAAGGCCGTGGCCGAATACGGCCAGAGAGACCGGCTCATTCTGGCCACCAAGGTGGCGCTGCAATGGGATGACGCCCAGAAAAAGGTCTGGCGCAATTCCAGCCCTGAGCGGATCCGCAAGGAGATCGAAGACAGCCTCCGCCGGCTGCAGACAGACTACATTGACATCTATCAGATCCACTGGCCCGATCCTGTGGTGCCCTTTGACAAGACCGCAGAGGTGATGGCAAAGCTCGTGGATGAAGGCAAGATCCGGGCCATTGGCGTCAGCAATTACACCGTGGAGCAAATGGAGGCCTTCCGGGCAGCGGCTCCCCTGGCGGTCTGCCAGCCGCCCTACAACGTGTTTGAGCGGGCCATTGAAAACGATATTCTTCCCTATTGCATCCAGAGCGGCATTGCCACGCTCACTTACGGGGCTTTGTGCCGCGGGTTGCTTTCCGGAAAAATGACAGCGGATCAGCAGTTTGACGGAGATGATCTGCGCAAGGTGGATCCCAAGTTTAAATCCCCGAGATTCGCTCAGTATCTTGAAGCGGTTAAACAATTGCAAAACCTGGCCGAGAAGAAATACAGCAAAAAGGTCCTTCATCTTGCCGTGCGCTACGTGCTGGACAAGGGTGCAAGCGTTGCTCTCTGGGGCGGCCGAAGGCCGGAGCAGATGGAACCCCTGCCGGATATTTTCGGATGGCAGCTGGCAGAAGAAGATTTTGCTGAAATGGATCAGATCCTTGCCCAGGCCATTTCCGACCCGGTGGGACCTGAATTCATGGCCCCGCCGGCGCGCCAGTCAGAATAAAATCCCGGGGCACGGCCGCGCAATTTGTTCTTGACGGATCGGTTTGCACCCATTATGGCATCAAGGGAATGCAGGGGCCTGAAAATCCGGCCCCTGCAATAAAAAAGCAGGCCGGCACGGCATTGCAAAAGGAGGCGCCCATGTCCCCCACAAATCTGATTTCAAAGCTGATCCCTGAAGCAGAGCAGCAAGATTTTTCCGATTTCATATATTATCTGACCGGCACCGGCAGCAAATATCTGCTGCGAAACGATATCTGGCTTAATTGGCTCAAGTGGTGCCGGGAAAACGACAAGGAATCCGATTTTGCCGAAAACTCGGCTGTTGGCCGGTTTTTGGCCCGGGTGCCGGAAATGTTGTTTCCAGACAGCATTGTGCTGATTCTGCACCGCTACACTATGGCCCGGTACAATATCTACCGGCTCAGCGCGGACCGAAAGCAAATGCAGAAAATTTCGGTAAACCGCTACCTGGATTACAAGGACGCATACATTTGCGACAATACCCCACGGTCCAACCGCGATGCCCTGGAGCTGGATTTTCTGCCTTTTTCCGATTATGCGCCCACCATCAAGAACGTCAAGAACGTGGGCAACGGCATCAGTTTCCTAAACCGCTACATGTCCAGCAACCTGTTTCAAAAGCCCGAGGACTGGGGCCGGGATTTGTTCGAGTTTTTGCGCATCCACCGGATCAACGGCGAGCAGCTGCTGGTCAATCCGGATATTCTCGATTCCCTGGATGATTTTCTGTCTGCCCTGGAAGAAACCATTGATGACCTGGGCAATCATGATGAAAATCTACCCCATCAGAAACTCAAGCCTCAGCTCAAGAGCCGGGGCTTTGAACCGGGATGGGGCAACACCGCAGGCCGGATCCGGGAGACCATGTCGCTTCTACATGCGCTTTTTTATGAGCCGCGAAGTGCGGATCTGGAAAATTTCATATCCAGGGTGCCCATGATTTCCAAAGTGGCTGTTTTAACCCCTCATGGCTGGTTTGCCCAGGAAAACGTGTTGGGCAAACCCGACACCGGCGGCCAGGTGATCTATATCCTTGATCAGGTGCGGGCGCTGGAGGCCCACATGATCCGGGAGTTTGAACTGGCCGGCATTGACGTGACCCCCCGGGTGCTGGTGGTCACCCGCCTGATTCCCAATTCCGGCAACACGACATGCAATCAGCCAAAAGAAGATATCATCGGCACGGAACATGCCTATATTCTTCGCATTCCGTTTTATGACAGCCAGGGCGCGATTGTTCAGGACTGGGTGTCGCGCTTTAAAATCTGGCCCTACCTGGATCGGTTTGCCAGGGACTGCGAGCGGGAACTGCTGGCTGAGTTTGAGGGCCGGCCGGATCTGATCATCGGCAATTATTCAGACGGCAACCTGGTGGCCACCCTGTTGTCAGACCGTATGAATGTGATCCAGTGCACCATCGCCCATGCCCTGGAAAAGACCAAGTATTTGTTCTCGGATCTGTACTGGAAGGAGATGGAAAAAGATTATCATTTTTCCTGCCAGTTTACCGCGGATCTGCTTTCCATGAACAAGTCGGATTTCATCATCACCAGCACCTACCAGGAAATTGCCGGCACAGAAACCCGGTTCGGCCAGTACGAGTCCTACCAGTTCTATACCATGCCCGGGCTCTACCAGGTGGTCAACGGCATCAACCTGTTTAATCCCAAGTTCAACGTGGTGCCGCCGGGAGTTGATGAGGACAATTATTTCCCGTATACCGAAACCCACCGAAGGTCCGCCAGCCAGCAGGCCTACTGGCAGACCCGGCTTTTTTCAGAGCAATCCGGGGATGTCCACGGTTATCTGGAAAATCCGGACAAACCCCCGCTGTTTACCATGGCGCGCCTGGACCGGATCAAGAACATCACCGGGCTGGTAGAAGCTTTCGGCATGCATCCGGAGCTTAAAAAACACTGCAACCTGGTGGTGGCCGCAGGCACGATCCACATTGAAAATTCAGATGACGCAGAAGAGCAAAACGAGATCCGGCGCATGTATGAGCTGATTGCCGCCCATGATTTGCAGGGGCATATCCGCTGGCTGCCCAGCGTGTCCAAGGCGGAAACCGGGGAGGTTTACCGGATCATTGCCGACAGCAGGGGTATGTTTGTCCAGCCGGCCCTTTTTGAGGCCTTTGGCCTGACCGTGCTCGAAGCCATGCAGTGCGGCCTGCCCACTTTCGGTCCTATTTTCGGCGGCCCGTCCGAGATTATTGAAGACGGAAAAAGCGGGTATCTGTTAAACACCAGTCAGCCGGATTTGATGGCAGAGGGCATCTGGCGGTTTGTTTCCGGGTTTGCCGAAGACCCGGACAAATGGCACCAGGTTTCGGAAAAGGGCATGGCCCGGATCCGGGAAAAATACACCTGGGCCCGCTACAGCCACAAGCTTTTTTCCCTTACCAAGCTCTACGGGTTCTGGCGCTACACTGAATCCCGGGAGGGGATGGTCAAGCTGGACCGGTACTGCGACCTGCTTTACCATCTGCTTTTAAAGCCCCGGGCCGAGGCCATGGAACACTGATAAGCGGGGCGGCCTTCGGGTCAAAGCCCCATGAACTTGGCGGCAATGTTTTTCATGATTTCATTTGTGCCGGCAAAAACGGGCATGACCCGAACGTCCCGGAAAGCCCGGACAATGGGGCAGGCCTCGCAGAAACCGTAGTCGCCGAACAGATCCGTGCAGCGCCGGGAGATACGCTTGGCCATATCCGTGATCCAGTACTTGGCCATGGAAGTGTCCACGATGGCCTGCTCGCCTGCCATGTGACCGGCAATGAGCTTGTCGAGAAACGTCCGGCCCAGTTTGACTTCTGTTGTCATCTCCACGATGGCAAATTGGGTGGCCTGGCTTTTGGACAAAGGTTTCTGGTTCCGGTCCGTGGTGTTTTTGCAGAAATCCGTGGTGATTTCCAGGATCAGTTCGGCTGCCGCCTGGGCGCAGATGGAGGTGACCAGCCGCTCCTGCTGGAGCTTTTCCATGAGCATGCCAAAGCCCGCCCCCTTTTGCCCCAGTCGGTTTTGCCCCGGGATCCGGCAGTTGGTGAAAAACAGTTCAGCAGTATCCTGGCTGTGAAATCCCATTTTTTCCAAATGCCGGCCCCGCTTGAAACCCGGGGTGCCGTCCTCGACAATATAGAGGGACAGGGCATTGTAAGGGTTGGGTTCGTCCGGGTCCTTTGCCGCCACAATGACCAGACCTGCGTTGATGCCGTTTGAGATAAAGGTTTTGGCCCCGTTTAGCTCGATTTCCCCGTTTTTCTGCGCTGCGGTGGTGGTCATGGAGGCCAGGTCGCTGCCGGCATCCGGCTCAGTCATGGCAACCGCGGCAATAATGTCGCCGGAAACGCAGCCGGGCAGATATTTTTTCTTCTGTTCCTCGCTGCCAAAGGCCTGGATATAGGGTACCACCACGTCTGAATGCAGGGCCGAGGCCAGGCCCGTGTGGTTGGTTTTGGCCATTTCCTCGGCTGCAATCACGGAATAGAGAAAATCGCCGCCCATGCCCCCGTATTCAGGCGAAACACCCGTGCACAGAAATCCGGCCCGGCCCAGTTTCTGCCAGGCCCATTTGGGGGTGATGTGATCGGCTTCCCACTGATGGGTCCAGGGCGTGATTTCTTTTTCCAGAAAGGCGCGCATCCGGCTGCGGAACCCGTGATGGTCGTCGGTGTAGGCAAGTATTTCCATGGCCCCTGATCCTTTCTGC
The window above is part of the Desulfosalsimonas propionicica genome. Proteins encoded here:
- a CDS encoding DEAD/DEAH box helicase codes for the protein MKERKMMDRTDDPAPEDAKEEEKVRQTAVPAPEPFRFDEFDLPEPLMRAISDLGFTRCTPIQGDILPAALLGKDASGRAQTGTGKTAAFLIAVISRLWNRPLDENRKKGTPRVLILAPTRELVMQISDEAEQLAKYCDLKILSIFGGMDYVKQQTQLRREVIDIVVATPGRLLDFQRRGDLFLGKVETVIIDEADRMLDMGFIPDVRKIIHSTPPKDKRQTLLFSATLTSEVMRLCAQWTKDPVTVEIEPEQVAVDTVDQVVYIVTLEEKFGLLYNMIEKQSLEQVLIFCNRKDEVRRLTETFSRYGINCEMISGDVDQKKRMSRLAAFKSGKIRVLVATDVAGRGIHIEGMNHVVNFTLPHDPEDYVHRIGRTGRAGTLGTAISFADEGEAFYIPAIEEYLGRKLACIEPPEEWLVMPDAPPRKKHPRSKDDPRGGGQKKGGSGRPPKRRRRN
- a CDS encoding ferritin family protein, with the protein product MKPGFETIAEVIDFAVTREEEARQFYIQLSRKAPDPFMQQIFMDFAHEEQNHRDTLKNLDTGGLERIFSRIMEPVNDMGLAEIAPDTNADTDMDFKQALALAMKREDKSEKLYSLLAETCDDDTISLVFVGLAREEARHRSRIERAYSALYQQ
- a CDS encoding aldo/keto reductase — translated: MEYTKIHGLDQKASRVGLGTWAIGGWMWGGTDEAQSVRTIHAALDKGINLVDTAPVYGFGTSEQIVGKAVAEYGQRDRLILATKVALQWDDAQKKVWRNSSPERIRKEIEDSLRRLQTDYIDIYQIHWPDPVVPFDKTAEVMAKLVDEGKIRAIGVSNYTVEQMEAFRAAAPLAVCQPPYNVFERAIENDILPYCIQSGIATLTYGALCRGLLSGKMTADQQFDGDDLRKVDPKFKSPRFAQYLEAVKQLQNLAEKKYSKKVLHLAVRYVLDKGASVALWGGRRPEQMEPLPDIFGWQLAEEDFAEMDQILAQAISDPVGPEFMAPPARQSE
- a CDS encoding sucrose synthase, producing MSPTNLISKLIPEAEQQDFSDFIYYLTGTGSKYLLRNDIWLNWLKWCRENDKESDFAENSAVGRFLARVPEMLFPDSIVLILHRYTMARYNIYRLSADRKQMQKISVNRYLDYKDAYICDNTPRSNRDALELDFLPFSDYAPTIKNVKNVGNGISFLNRYMSSNLFQKPEDWGRDLFEFLRIHRINGEQLLVNPDILDSLDDFLSALEETIDDLGNHDENLPHQKLKPQLKSRGFEPGWGNTAGRIRETMSLLHALFYEPRSADLENFISRVPMISKVAVLTPHGWFAQENVLGKPDTGGQVIYILDQVRALEAHMIREFELAGIDVTPRVLVVTRLIPNSGNTTCNQPKEDIIGTEHAYILRIPFYDSQGAIVQDWVSRFKIWPYLDRFARDCERELLAEFEGRPDLIIGNYSDGNLVATLLSDRMNVIQCTIAHALEKTKYLFSDLYWKEMEKDYHFSCQFTADLLSMNKSDFIITSTYQEIAGTETRFGQYESYQFYTMPGLYQVVNGINLFNPKFNVVPPGVDEDNYFPYTETHRRSASQQAYWQTRLFSEQSGDVHGYLENPDKPPLFTMARLDRIKNITGLVEAFGMHPELKKHCNLVVAAGTIHIENSDDAEEQNEIRRMYELIAAHDLQGHIRWLPSVSKAETGEVYRIIADSRGMFVQPALFEAFGLTVLEAMQCGLPTFGPIFGGPSEIIEDGKSGYLLNTSQPDLMAEGIWRFVSGFAEDPDKWHQVSEKGMARIREKYTWARYSHKLFSLTKLYGFWRYTESREGMVKLDRYCDLLYHLLLKPRAEAMEH
- a CDS encoding acyl-CoA dehydrogenase family protein, translating into MEILAYTDDHHGFRSRMRAFLEKEITPWTHQWEADHITPKWAWQKLGRAGFLCTGVSPEYGGMGGDFLYSVIAAEEMAKTNHTGLASALHSDVVVPYIQAFGSEEQKKKYLPGCVSGDIIAAVAMTEPDAGSDLASMTTTAAQKNGEIELNGAKTFISNGINAGLVIVAAKDPDEPNPYNALSLYIVEDGTPGFKRGRHLEKMGFHSQDTAELFFTNCRIPGQNRLGQKGAGFGMLMEKLQQERLVTSICAQAAAELILEITTDFCKNTTDRNQKPLSKSQATQFAIVEMTTEVKLGRTFLDKLIAGHMAGEQAIVDTSMAKYWITDMAKRISRRCTDLFGDYGFCEACPIVRAFRDVRVMPVFAGTNEIMKNIAAKFMGL